TCCCGAACTCGCCGGAATACTCGATGAGGCGTTGCTTGCCCTGGCCGCCGAGACCGACCCCGTCGAGCGGCAACGGTGCGCGCTGACGTTCTGGGATCACATCGTCGACGGCGCGGACTCGATCGCACTCCGGTTGATGTACAACACGCTTCGCGCAACCTACGAGCCCGCGCTACCTGCCCTTGCCGCGGTCATGGCCGACGAGGTGGGCCGCCCGCAGGTCTACCGCGAATTGGCCGATGCGATCGCCGCCGGCGATTCTGCGCGGGCCAGACAAGCCGCACACGACCTACTCGAACCCGCGACGACCTCGCTCCTGTCCGCCCTCGATGACCTCAAGGACCAATCATGACCACCGCCGCCGCACGTACCGCACGCAAGAAGATGACGCTTCGCGACGCCGCCCGACAGTTCGTCAAGTACCCCTCCCCCTGGATGATTGGCACCGTCCTCGTCGTCGCGGTGGCCGCGCGGGTCATCGTCGGCGACTGGCAGCTCACTGACGCGGTCGTACCCCTGGCGATCGTGGCGGTGTTCCCATTCTTCGAGTGGATGATCCACGTGTTCATCCTGCACTGGCGCCCGAAACGGGTGGGCCGGCTGACGATCGACCCGCTGCTGTCCAGGGAGCACCGCGCCCACCACGTGGATCCGCGCAGCCTTCCCCTGATCTTCATCCCCTGGAAATCACTTGCGACATGGGTACTTCCGCTCGCAATCGGAACTGCTCTGCTGGCGTTCCCCCGGCTCGGGATGGGCCTGACATTCCTGGTGTGCATCGCAGTGGCCGGCCTGGTTTACGAGTGGACCCATTACCTGATCCATACCGACTACAAGCCCAAAACCGCTGTCTATCGGTCGATTTGGCGCAATCATCGCAATCACCACTACAAGAACGAACACTATTGGTTCACGGTCACCAGTTCCGGCACCGCAGACCGCGTGCTGCAGACGTACCCGGACCCGGCCGCGGTGGAGAACTCACCGACGGTGAAGAACCTGCACGCCGACGTACCGGCGTAGCGAAACGCTACGCCTCCACGATGATCGGGTCGCCGATCCGAACCAAGTTGTAGTACCAGTCCGCGTTGTCCGGGCTGAGGTTGATGCAACCGTGGCTGACATTCTCATAGCCCTGGGAACCGGTCGACCACGGCGCGCCGTGCACGTAGACACCGCCCCACGTGACACGCACCGCGTCGTAGACGGTGAGCTTGTAGCCCTCCGGATCGTCCAGCGGGATGCCGATCGTGCGCGAATCCATGATCACGACCGACTGCTTCTCGAGTGCGGTGAAGTTTCCGGTCGGTGTCGCGAACCCGTACTTGCCCATCGACGCGGGCATTTCACGCCACACCTCACCGTCCACGCTGACGGTGAACGTGTGATTGCTGATGCTGGCCACCCCGACCGTGGTCGACCCGGTCTGGAAATTCGCCTTCACGCCACCGACGGACAACGCGATCGTGCTGTGCGCCGGCCAGAACTCCGTCGGATTCCATTGCATGACATGGTCATCGAGCCAGCTGAAGTCTCCGGCAGGCGTGTCCGTCGACGTGATCTCGAGGCTCCGCTCCGCCGCCGCGCGATCCGCGATGCGCCCCGCGAAGGTCACGGTGACCGGATGCGCCACACCGACTGTCGTACCGGACGGCGAGATGCTGACCACGTCAGTCGGAGTGGAGACACCGGCGGACACGGTCGCAACGGGGCCTGACAGGGCGGCAACCATGACCGCGATCACGGCCACGAATCGAAGCTTCAGCACACATTCATCCTAGTTCGTCCGGGAGAGTCAGCGAGGTAGCCGCAAGTCCCACAGGCCGCCGCATGTCGTCACCAATATTGTTTTCCATGTCGACAGATCATCGAATCCGCCGCTCAGAACGTTTCAAGCGGCATCGATTCGCGCGGGTGAAGCGAGCCGGTTCACTGCCAGCAACGCATAGCCTGCGGCGAGCACGCAGCCACCCAGCACACTGACGTTGAGCAGCACCGTAGCCACGCCGACGCTGGCGGGATCCAGGAAATAGTAAGGCGCGCGGCGGCCGACCTCGTTGAGAATCGCGACAGCCACAACGACATAGAGCGCGGGATACGCCAGCCAGGCCACCGGATGCCACCAGTTCACCCGTCCATGCCCACGCCCGACGAGCAGCCAGTCGCTGAGCGCCAGGACCGGCACCACGACGTGCAGCAGGAAGTTCGCGACCGTGTAACCCATGCTCCGTTCCGTCAACAGCAGGTTCCACACGACGCCGGCGATCAAGACGTAAAGCACCACTGCTCCGCGGAACCCCACCCGGGCGTCGGCGCGTGGGGAGACCAGAGTCCACAGGTAGTACGCCGCGGCAAGGATGTTGACCTGATAGGTGAAGGTGATCAGCCGCCACGTCACGCCAGAACGCGAGGAATACTCGACGACCACCATCGCGATGAGCACCGCGGCCACGATCGAGACACGCAGCACCAGACGCAGAAACGCGGGACCGGTGACAGATGCCGTCACTGAGGCGGCAGCAGCGGCGGCGCCTCCGGTGGCGGCGCGGGGGCGTCGGGCGGCACTGCGGCGGCTTCGGGCAGCGGCGCGGGCGGAGCGCCCGGTGCCGGAGGTACCCCGGCGGCGGCGGGCGCGGGTGCCTGTGGTGCGGCGGCCTCGTCGTTCCCACCGATGTTCGACAGCCGATCCCTGATCCGGGTCAGCAGACCTGGGCGCTGCTGCACCGGCGTCGGCTGCGCGGGGACCAGGCCCGGTGCGGGCGGCAGCGCTTCGATCGGGGCGACGGGCGGGGGCAACACCGGAGCCTCCGGAACAGTGGCGTCGATCGGGGCCGCCGACGGCATGCCGTCGACCGGCTGCATCTCGGGAATGTCGGCGGGGGCGGCCTCGGGCGGAGCCACCTCGACGGGTGGCGCTTCCGGCGGAGGCAGGGGCGCCGGTGCGATCGGAATCGGGACGGCCACACTCGGCGCGGCCGGAAGGGCGGCACGGACGGCGGCCGACGCGACGTCAGGGTTCGTCTTGGCCGCGGGCTGTGGCTCCGGCGCAGCGATGTCCCGCTCGGGCGTCACCTCGAGGCTGACGGCCACGGACACCGAGACGACGAAGGTCACTGCACCGGCCACCAGCATGGCCAGCGGGCCGGTCGTACCGAGCTGCCTGCGGCGCTCCCTCGGGGCCCGCTCAGCCACCTGGCCGATCTTGATGACCTCCGCGTTGTGCGCTGACGCCAGCGCGGCGCCCCTGGCCAGTGCGAGCTCGGATTCGGCCGGAACGAACACCGGAACTCCCAAGATGTCCTCGAGTCGGGGCACGACGCCGTGGAGTTCACTCCCCGAACCGACGACGACCAACGCCTCGGGGCGCCAGTCCGCCCTCGTGAAGACGGCACTCAACCAGCGAAGCAAGGCCTCTTCGGTGTCGATCGCATGGTTGACGGCAGTCTGCACGGCGCCCTCGCCCGAATGAACGATCAGCGTGATCACCGTTTCGGGCTCGATCACACACACCGCGGTCACTTCGTATCCGATGACCTCGGCGATTCCCCATGCCAGGGCTTCCGTCGCTTCGGGTAGCCGGATGGGTACGACGTTGTCAAAACCGCGGTCGTTCAAGGACTTCAACAGCAGTGAGGCCTCCGCGTCGGCCCCGTCACTCCACGTCACACCGATCGAGTGCAGGCGCTGACCACGGGTTGCCGCGATCGCCTCGGTCCGCAGCACGGCGGCGGCCGCCTTCTCCGAGGTGTCGAACGGCGTCGCATGCCGGCCGGAAACGATTTCGAAGGCTTCACGGTCGACTGTCGAACCGTCGGCGTCCTGCCCTTCGACGAGCACGAGACCGACGGCGGACGGCGTCACCGATAAGCCGAGTACGGCGTCCATACCACCCTTCCGGACGTCCATCTGTTCGGGGTGACCTTACCCGCGCCGGGGTGAGCTGGCTCACCGGGCGGGGGTCCCGGCGGCTGCGCGGATGCCTTCACAGCTGTTCGTAGGTGTGCTGTGCCGACGAAAGGCACTGCATGTTCGCGACTGTGGCTTTGCCCGCGCGCCTGGCTCTTTCGATTGGTCGGCCCGATTGGGTCCAGGATGGCAGGGTGACGCCCATGGCGGTGACAGGACACCTGGCGGGCACACCTGCTGGGCGCACGGTGTTCGGCCATCCGATCGGTTTGACGAATTTGTTCGGAGTCGAGCTCTGGGAGCGATTCTCGTTCTACGGGATGCTGACGATCCTCGGGTATTACCTCTACTACTCGCTCACCGACGGTGGCCTTGGCATGCCCAAAGCCACCGCGACCGGGATCGTGGGCGCCTACGGCGGGCTGGTCTACCTGGCGACAGTCCTCGGCGGCTGGATCGCCGACCGGGTGCTCGGCATGGAGCGAACCGTCTTCTACGGCGGCCTGGTGGTGATGTGCGGCCACATCGCGCTCGCCTTCGTACCGGGGTTCTCCGGTGTCGCCGTGGGGCTCGTCTTGGTGGCGCTCGGTTCGGGCGCCTTGAAAGCCAATGCGTCGTCGCTGCTCGGCACGCTCTACGAGAAAGACGATCCGCGCAGCGACGGCGGCTTCACCCTGTTCTATCTGGGCATCAACCTGGGTGCTTCATCGGACCGCTCGTGACGGGCCTGCTGCAGACGCGGATCGGGTTCCACTGGGGATTCGGCGCCGCTGCCGTGGGGATGGCGCTGGGACTCACGCAATACGTCGTGTTCCGACGCAACCTCGGCGACCACGGCCGCACCGTTCCGAATCCGTTACCCCGCACCGCTATTGGCTGGTACGCGGGCGTCGCGGTCATCACGATCGCGGTGGCCGCGGTGGCGTTCGTGACAGGTCTGGTCAAGCTGTCCAACCTGTCGCAGGTCACAACCGGGGTGCTCGTCGCCGCGGCGGTCGCCTACTTCATCGTGATGCTGACGAGTTCGAAGGTAATACCCATCGAGCGGACCAGACTGCGGGCGTTCATTCCGCTGTTCATCGCCAACGCGGTGTTCTGGTCGTTGTTTCAGCAGATCTTCACCGTGCTCGCCATCTACTCCGACGAACGGATGAACTGGTCGATCTTCGGCTGGACCGCTCCGTCGAGCTGGATCGGATCCATCGAGCCGGTATGGATCATCCTGCTCTCACCCCTGTTCGCGCTCATGTGGACCCGGCTCGGTGAGCGCGCGCCCACCACCCCACGGAAGTTCGCCTATGGCGTCATCGGAATGGGCGTGGCGTTCCTGTTGTTCCTGCCGATGTCGGGTACGACGGGTAAGGCCGTTCCCGCACTGTGGGTGCTCGGCATCATGGCGGTGTTCGCGATCTCCGAACTGATGTTGTCGCCGATCGGCCTTTCGGTCACGACAAAGCTTGCCCCAGAAGCGTTTCGGGCCCAGATGATGGCGCTGTACTTTTTCTCGGTCGGTGTCGGCACATCGATGTCGGGTGTGCTGTCGGGCTTCTACGATCCGGCGCACGAGTTCGCATACTTCGGCAGCCTCGGCGTCGTCGCCGTTTGCGTCGGTATCGGCGTATTCGCGTTGTCCCCCTGGATAAGCCGATTGATGGAAGGCGTGCACTGACGCCCGAGGGTCATCCCTCGAGGATGTCGTTCAGCGCACGTGGGTCGATATTCCCACCGGACAGCACCATCACGGTGCGACCGGGTGGCGTCTGACCCTGGCGGTAGGCCGCCAATGCGACCGCACCACTGGGTTCACTGACCAGATGCGCCCTGTTCGCGAGTTCACGTACTGCGCTTTCGATCTCGCCCTCGGAAACGGTGATGATGCCGTCGAGCACCCTCTGCAGATGCGCGAACGTCAACTCCGAGGGTTGCGACCGAAGGCCGTCGGCGATCGTGCGGTTCCGGTCTTCGATCGGCCAGTCCACGCGATGCCCCTTGGCGAGTGCCTCGGCGGTGTCGGCGGCGAGCTCGGGTTCGACGCCGAAGACGCGGGCTCGTGGGCACAGCGCCTTGATGGCGGTCCCGATCCCGGAGGCAAGCCCGCCGCCGCTCACCGGGACGAGGACGTTCTCGACGGCGGGCAGATCCTCGGCGATCTCCAGGCCGATCGTGCCCTGTCCCGCGATGATGTCGGGGTGGTCGAACGGCGGAACCAACACCCCGCCCGTCTGCTCGAGCACCTCGGCGGCCACGCGCTCGCGCTGCCCCGCATCGCAGAGCACCACGTCGGCTCCGTGACTGCGGGTGGCGTCGACCTTGACCGCAGGCGTCTCCTTCGGCATGACGATGGTCGCCGGAATTCCATAGACGGCGGCGGCGTATGCCACCGCCTGAGCGTGGTTTCCGCTGGAATACGCCACGACGCCACGGGTGCGCACCGACTCGTCGAGGCTGCCGATCGCACTGAACGCGCCGCGAACCTTGAAGGCGCCGATGGGCTGCAGGTTCTCGGGTTTGATCCACAGCGGCCGGTCGGCGTCGGCCCACAGCGTCGGGAGCAACGGCGTGCGCACCACGAACGCGTGAATCCGCGTCGCCGCCGCCCTGATGTCGTCGATGGTCACCATGTCCACAGGTTCAGTCTTCCCGAACGGCGTGCGGGAATGCGCGCACCCCGGTCATCGCCGGCGTGCGGTGAAACTGTTTCCCGTTGCCGGGCCTTCGATCTCGAATCCGCGGTCGGCCAGTAGCCGGCGAAAGAAGTCGGCGCTGACAGCGCTTTTCAGCCGCACGCCGTATTCGCGGGAGAACACCCGGTCCTGGGGCAGCCGAATCGGCGGTGGACCGTCCGGCGGTGGAGTGAACTCGATGGCACTGCCGTCGGCCGACACACCCGCGTACTGGTCGCTCGGCGGAGTCCTCCGGCCGTTGCCGGGCCTGGCGGCCGCTGATCCAACACGCTGCAACCCGGCCGAGCCTGCTGGCTAGGGTGATGCGGTGACCTCGTATTCGTTGCCGATCACGCCGCGTTACGCCGAGGTCGATCAACAGGGTGTCGTTTTCAACGGTCACTACCTCACCTGGTTCGAT
The sequence above is drawn from the Mycobacterium gallinarum genome and encodes:
- a CDS encoding threonine ammonia-lyase, with the protein product MVTIDDIRAAATRIHAFVVRTPLLPTLWADADRPLWIKPENLQPIGAFKVRGAFSAIGSLDESVRTRGVVAYSSGNHAQAVAYAAAVYGIPATIVMPKETPAVKVDATRSHGADVVLCDAGQRERVAAEVLEQTGGVLVPPFDHPDIIAGQGTIGLEIAEDLPAVENVLVPVSGGGLASGIGTAIKALCPRARVFGVEPELAADTAEALAKGHRVDWPIEDRNRTIADGLRSQPSELTFAHLQRVLDGIITVSEGEIESAVRELANRAHLVSEPSGAVALAAYRQGQTPPGRTVMVLSGGNIDPRALNDILEG
- a CDS encoding DUF7159 family protein; the protein is MDVRKGGMDAVLGLSVTPSAVGLVLVEGQDADGSTVDREAFEIVSGRHATPFDTSEKAAAAVLRTEAIAATRGQRLHSIGVTWSDGADAEASLLLKSLNDRGFDNVVPIRLPEATEALAWGIAEVIGYEVTAVCVIEPETVITLIVHSGEGAVQTAVNHAIDTEEALLRWLSAVFTRADWRPEALVVVGSGSELHGVVPRLEDILGVPVFVPAESELALARGAALASAHNAEVIKIGQVAERAPRERRRQLGTTGPLAMLVAGAVTFVVSVSVAVSLEVTPERDIAAPEPQPAAKTNPDVASAAVRAALPAAPSVAVPIPIAPAPLPPPEAPPVEVAPPEAAPADIPEMQPVDGMPSAAPIDATVPEAPVLPPPVAPIEALPPAPGLVPAQPTPVQQRPGLLTRIRDRLSNIGGNDEAAAPQAPAPAAAGVPPAPGAPPAPLPEAAAVPPDAPAPPPEAPPLLPPQ
- a CDS encoding L,D-transpeptidase; this encodes MLKLRFVAVIAVMVAALSGPVATVSAGVSTPTDVVSISPSGTTVGVAHPVTVTFAGRIADRAAAERSLEITSTDTPAGDFSWLDDHVMQWNPTEFWPAHSTIALSVGGVKANFQTGSTTVGVASISNHTFTVSVDGEVWREMPASMGKYGFATPTGNFTALEKQSVVIMDSRTIGIPLDDPEGYKLTVYDAVRVTWGGVYVHGAPWSTGSQGYENVSHGCINLSPDNADWYYNLVRIGDPIIVEA
- a CDS encoding sterol desaturase family protein translates to MTTAAARTARKKMTLRDAARQFVKYPSPWMIGTVLVVAVAARVIVGDWQLTDAVVPLAIVAVFPFFEWMIHVFILHWRPKRVGRLTIDPLLSREHRAHHVDPRSLPLIFIPWKSLATWVLPLAIGTALLAFPRLGMGLTFLVCIAVAGLVYEWTHYLIHTDYKPKTAVYRSIWRNHRNHHYKNEHYWFTVTSSGTADRVLQTYPDPAAVENSPTVKNLHADVPA
- a CDS encoding Pr6Pr family membrane protein encodes the protein MTASVTGPAFLRLVLRVSIVAAVLIAMVVVEYSSRSGVTWRLITFTYQVNILAAAYYLWTLVSPRADARVGFRGAVVLYVLIAGVVWNLLLTERSMGYTVANFLLHVVVPVLALSDWLLVGRGHGRVNWWHPVAWLAYPALYVVVAVAILNEVGRRAPYYFLDPASVGVATVLLNVSVLGGCVLAAGYALLAVNRLASPARIDAA